In one Paenibacillus sp. JQZ6Y-1 genomic region, the following are encoded:
- a CDS encoding HD-GYP domain-containing protein, with amino-acid sequence MLIHIDDVKQGDRLGADAFNHSGVPLLKQGTLLTAEDITLLTRHQLDYIDVETGATAPSLNDPSALVVPDLIGLPAQLKKNVELSLQTYQSIFLESLTRGKFSGDLTGQLLEPLLLDLDGKKDVVSLLLMLEAEDDHIYSHSLKVGLLSYYIAGWLGHTEAECYRISRAGYLHDIGKSRLPSIIRGGKDSMNASEMKEYRMHTQYGYDLIMESLGDKPTALVALQHHERGDGTGYPQRLYKNGIHAYTRIVSVADEFINMAAVNEDGSKQGLVSILQNIYELGFSKLHEKPVQALIYHMSPNLVGKRVELDNGQQGIIILANQTDMFRPLIQTGEDFIDLAKERQVKIRKVFI; translated from the coding sequence TTGTTAATACATATTGATGATGTAAAGCAGGGGGATCGGCTGGGCGCAGACGCGTTTAACCATTCTGGTGTACCGCTGCTCAAGCAAGGCACATTACTGACCGCAGAAGATATTACACTGCTGACACGCCATCAGCTGGATTACATTGATGTGGAAACAGGAGCAACCGCTCCATCGCTGAACGATCCAAGCGCATTGGTTGTACCAGATCTGATCGGATTGCCTGCTCAGCTAAAGAAAAATGTAGAGCTGTCGCTGCAAACGTATCAGTCCATTTTCCTTGAATCTCTAACACGCGGTAAATTCAGTGGTGATCTGACCGGACAATTGCTGGAACCGCTACTGCTCGATCTGGATGGCAAAAAGGATGTGGTATCGCTGCTGCTTATGCTGGAAGCGGAGGACGATCATATTTACAGTCACTCGCTGAAAGTCGGCTTGCTCAGCTATTACATCGCTGGCTGGCTCGGTCATACCGAAGCAGAATGCTATCGTATCAGCCGCGCGGGATATTTACACGATATTGGCAAAAGCCGTTTGCCATCTATTATCCGCGGCGGCAAGGACAGCATGAACGCATCGGAAATGAAAGAATATCGGATGCACACTCAGTACGGCTACGATCTGATCATGGAATCGCTAGGGGACAAGCCAACCGCACTCGTTGCACTACAGCATCACGAGCGTGGCGATGGAACCGGTTATCCTCAGCGACTCTACAAAAATGGTATTCACGCGTACACTCGCATCGTCTCGGTTGCCGACGAATTTATCAATATGGCAGCTGTGAACGAGGATGGCAGCAAGCAGGGGCTAGTCAGCATTTTGCAAAATATTTACGAATTGGGCTTCTCCAAGCTGCATGAAAAGCCAGTGCAGGCGCTGATCTATCATATGTCGCCTAATCTAGTTGGCAAGCGTGTTGAACTGGATAATGGTCAACAAGGTATAATCATTCTCGCCAATCAGACTGATATGTTCCGTCCACTTATACAAACAGGCGAAGACTTTATCGATCTGGCAAAAGAACGTCAGGTTAAGATTCGCAAAGTATTTATTTAA